From one Gadus morhua chromosome 8, gadMor3.0, whole genome shotgun sequence genomic stretch:
- the asip2b gene encoding agouti-signaling protein 2b, producing MWIKKAKYVPLFICLLFIPLSWAEDLKKNTSEKENDADLSHGKKRLFARRRIPIGQGNHLPKLKASSMMPVRRCSRLMENCSAYLPCCDPCASCRCRLFNTICHCWRMSEQCSRKT from the exons ATGTGGATTAAAAAGGCTAAATACGTCCCACTCTTCATTTGCCTTTTATTCATTCCATTGTCTTGGGCAGAGGACTTGAAGAAAAATACGAGTGAGAAGGAGAATGATGCCG ACTTGAGCCATGGGAAGAAGAGACTGTTTGCCCGACGAAGGATCCCAATTGGCCAAGGAAATCATCTGCCA aagctcAAGGCAAGTAGCATGATGCCAGTGCGTCGCTGCAGCCGCCTAATGGAGAACTGCTCGGCATACCTCCCCTGCTGCGACCCCTGCGCCTCCTGCCGCTGTCGCCTCTTCAACACCATCTGTCACTGCTGGAGGATGAGCGAGCAGTGCAGCCGCAAGACCTGA